Proteins encoded within one genomic window of Macrotis lagotis isolate mMagLag1 chromosome 3, bilby.v1.9.chrom.fasta, whole genome shotgun sequence:
- the MAB21L2 gene encoding protein mab-21-like 2: MIAAQAKLVYQLNKYYTERCQARKAAIAKTIREVCKVVSDVLKEVEVQEPRFISSLSEIDARYEGLEVISPTEFEVVLYLNQMGVFNFVDDGSLPGCAVLKLSDGRKRSMSLWVEFITASGYLSARKIRSRFQTLVAQAVDKCSYRDVVKMIADTSEVKLRIRERYVVQITPAFKCTGIWPRSAAQWPMPHIPWPGPNRVAEVKAEGFNLLSKECYSLTGKQSSAESDAWVLQFGEAENRLLMGGCRNKCLSVLKTLRDRHLELPGQPLNNYHMKTLLLYECEKHPRETDWDEACLGDRLNGILLQLISCLQCRRCPHYFLPNLDLFQGKPHSALESAAKQTWRLAREILTNPKSLDKL; encoded by the coding sequence ATGATCGCGGCTCAGGCCAAGCTGGTGTACCAGCTCAATAAGTACTACACGGAGCGCTGCCAGGCGCGCAAGGCGGCCATCGCCAAGACCATCCGCGAGGTCTGCAAGGTGGTCTCGGACGTGCTCAAGGAGGTGGAGGTGCAGGAGCCGCGCTTCATCAGCTCCCTCAGCGAGATCGACGCCCGCTACGAGGGGCTGGAAGTCATCTCGCCCACCGAGTTCGAGGTGGTGCTCTACCTCAACCAGATGGGCGTCTTCAACTTCGTGGACGACGGCTCGCTGCCCGGCTGTGCCGTGCTCAAGCTGAGCGACGGGCGCAAGCGGAGCATGTCTCTCTGGGTGGAGTTCATCACCGCCTCGGGCTACCTCTCGGCGCGCAAGATCCGCTCGCGCTTCCAGACGCTGGTGGCCCAGGCCGTGGACAAGTGCAGCTACCGGGACGTGGTGAAGATGATCGCCGACACGAGCGAGGTGAAGCTGCGCATCCGGGAGCGCTACGTGGTGCAGATCACGCCGGCGTTCAAGTGCACCGGCATCTGGCCCCGCAGCGCGGCCCAGTGGCCCATGCCCCACATCCCCTGGCCCGGCCCCAACCGGGTGGCCGAGGTCAAGGCCGAAGGCTTCAACCTGCTCTCCAAGGAGTGCTACTCCCTGACGGGCAAGCAGAGCTCGGCGGAGAGCGACGCCTGGGTGCTGCAGTTCGGAGAGGCCGAGAACCGGCTGCTGATGGGTGGCTGCCGGAACAAGTGCTTGTCGGTGCTCAAGACCCTGCGCGACCGGCACCTGGAGCTGCCGGGCCAGCCGCTCAACAACTACCACATGAAAACGCTGCTGCTCTACGAGTGCGAGAAGCACCCCCGGGAGACCGACTGGGACGAGGCCTGCCTGGGGGACCGGCTCAACGGCATCCTGCTGCAGCTCATCTCCTGCCTGCAGTGCCGCCGCTGCCCCCACTACTTTCTGCCCAACCTCGATCTCTTTCAGGGCAAGCCGCATTCGGCCCTGGAGAGCGCGGCCAAACAGACCTGGCGCTTGGCCAGAGAGATTCTCACCAATCCCAAAAGCTTGGATAAATTATAG